A genomic segment from Triticum dicoccoides isolate Atlit2015 ecotype Zavitan chromosome 1A, WEW_v2.0, whole genome shotgun sequence encodes:
- the LOC119354503 gene encoding probable potassium transporter 3, giving the protein MDCERGISPENIVDMYPVEDYLHENPRHWRSYYKHVLLLAYQSCGVVYGDLSTSPLYVYKSTFAGSLRRFEDEETIFGVFSLVFWTITLIPLLKYVFIVLSADDNGEGGTFALYSLLVRHAKISLMPNQQAADEELSTYHKPGYAAQDTAILRALRRFLENHSKSRTCLLLTVLFGASLVIGDGVLTPAMSVMSSFSGLQVHSHTLTNGEVVILSCIVLVCLFMLQHWGTHRVAFLFAPVIVTWLLLLGGTGVYNIIVWNPRVFYALSPTYLIRFFMRTGREGWIALGGVLLSMTGTEAMFADLGHFTATSIRVAFVGLIYPCLVLQYMGQAAFLSKTPECDIHFIFFKSIPVQLFWPVLVVATLASIVGSQAVITATFSIVRQCMALGCFPRVKIVHTSSLIPGQIYSPEINWLLMLVCLSVTVGFRDTVLIGNAYGMACSGVMVVTTLLMTLVIIFVWQLGFIMAALFLLAFGVVEAAYLSAALMKVPQGGWLPLALSLLFVAIMYTWHYGTRLKHSFDVQNKVSLRWIHALGPSLGIVRVPGIGLIYSELASGVPAVFSHFVTNLPAFHQVLVFVCVKSVPVPHVCPEERHLVGRIGPRDFHMFRCVVRYGYKDVLGEESDFENDLVLRIAEFVHMEAAEAADNRPSDGAASAVEGRMAVVRRPSDLARTGRLLVQEPADEESLVVRAATAATDGDKSDTLESLQAIYEAESPAAAAAYGSRRQRVRFELSDLAGEHGDPEVKAELAAIVEAKHAGVAYIMGHSYIKARKSSNVFKKFAIDIAYNFLRKNSRGPAVALNIPHISLIEVGMIYYV; this is encoded by the exons ATGGATTGCGAAAGGGGCATCTCGCCGGAGAACATCGTCGATATGTACCCTGTCGAGGACTACCTGCATGAGAACCCG CGGCACTGGAGATCCTACTACAAGCACGTGCTGCTCCTGGCGTAccagagctgcggcgtggtgtacgGCGACCTGAGCACGTCGCCGCTGTACGTGTACAAGAGCACCTTCGCCGGCTCGCTCCGGCGGTTCGAGGACGAGGAGACCATCTTCGGCGTCTTCTCGCTCGTCTTCTGGACCATCACCCTCATCCCGCTCCTCAAGTACGTCTTCATCGTGCTCAGCGCCGACGACAACGGCGAGGGCGGCACCTTCGCGCTCTACTCGCTGCTGGTGCGGCACGCCAAGATCAGCCTGATGCCCAACCAGCAGGCCGCCGACGAGGAGCTCTCCACCTACCACAAGCCAGGCTACGCGGCGCAGGACACGGCCATCCTACGCGCGCTCCGCCGCTTCCTAGAGAACCACAGCAAGTCGCGCACCTGCCTCCTCCTCACCGTCCTCTTCGGCGCCTCCCTCGTCATCGGTGACGGCGTCCTCACCCCGGCCATGTCCG TGATGTCGTCGTTCTCCGGTCTGCAGGTCCATTCACACACCCTAACAAACG GTGAGGTGGTGATCCTATCGTGCATCGTGTTGGTGTGCCTCTTCATGCTGCAGCACTGGGGGACGCACCGCGTGGCCTTCCTCTTCGCGCCCGTCATCGTCACCTGGCTCCTCCTCCTGGGGGGCACCGGCGTCTACAACATCATCGTGTGGAATCCCAGGGTGTTCTACGCGCTCTCTCCCACCTACCTCATCAGGTTCTTCATGAGGACCGGCAGAGAGGGATGGATTGCACTTGGAGGGGTGCTACTCTCCATGACAG GCACGGAGGCTATGTTTGCGGACCTTGGCCACTTCACAGCAACATCCATAAGG GTGGCCTTTGTGGGCTTGATCTACCCATGTTTGGTGCTGCAGTACATGGGACAGGCGGCCTTCCTGTCCAAAACCCCCGAGTGCGATATCCACTTCATCTTCTTCAAGTCCATACCCG TGCAGTTGTTCTGGCCGGTGCTGGTGGTGGCGACGCTGGCTTCGATCGTGGGCAGCCAGGCGGTGATCACGGCCACCTTCTCCATCGTGCGGCAGTGCATGGCGCTTGGCTGCTTCCCGCGCGTGAAGATCGTGCACACCTCCAGCCTCATCCCCGGGCAGATCTACAGCCCCGAGATCAACTGGCTCCTCATGCTCGTCTGCCTCAGCGTCACCGTGGGGTTCCGCGACACCGTGCTCATCGGCAACGCGTACGGGATGGCGTGCTCCGGCGTGATGGTGGTCACCACGCTGCTCATGACGCTGGTGATCATCTTCGTGTGGCAGCTGGGCTTCATCATGGCGGCGCTCTTCCTGCTGGCCTTCGGCGTGGTGGAGGCGGCGTACCTGTCGGCGGCGCTGATGAAGGTGCCGCAGGGCGGGTGGCTGCCGCTGGCGCTGTCGCTGCTGTTCGTGGCCATCATGTACACGTGGCACTACGGCACGCGGCTGAAGCACTCGTTCGACGTGCAGAACAAGGTGTCCCTGCGGTGGATCCACGCGCTGGGCCCCAGCCTGGGCATCGTACGCGTCCCCGGCATCGGCCTCATCTACAGCGAGCTGGCCAGCGGCGTGCCGGCCGTCTTCTCGCACTTCGTCACCAACCTGCCGGCGTTCCACCAGGTGCTGGTGTTCGTGTGCGTCAAGTCGGTGCCCGTCCCGCACGTGTGCCCCGAGGAGCGGCACCTGGTGGGCCGCATCGGCCCGCGCGACTTCCACATGTTCCGCTGCGTCGTCCGCTACGGCTACAAGGACGTGCTGGGCGAGGAGAGCGACTTCGAGAACGACCTGGTGCTCCGCATCGCCGAGTTCGTGCACATGGAGGCCGCCGAGGCCGCCGACAACCGCCCCAGCGACGGCGCCGCGTCGGCCGTGGAGGGCCGGATGGCCGTGGTGCGGCGGCCCAGCGACCTGGCGCGGACGGGGCGGCTGCTGGTGCAGGAGCCGGCGGACGAGGAGAGCCTCGTGGTGCGCGCGGCCACGGCGGCCACGGACGGCGACAAGTCGGACACGCTGGAGTCGCTGCAGGCCATCTACGAGGCCGagtccccggcggcggcggcggcgtacggcAGCCGGCGGCAGCGCGTGCGGTTCGAGCTCTCGGACCTGGCCGGCGAGCACGGGGACCCGGAGGTGAAGGCGGAGCTGGCCGCCATCGTGGAAGCCAAGCACGCCGGCGTGGCCTACATCATGGGCCACTCGTACATCAAGGCCAGGAAGAGCTCCAACGTGTTCAAGAAGTTCGCCATCGACATAGCCTACAACTTCCTCCGGAAGAACTCCCGGGGCCCCGCCGTGGCGCTCAACATACCGCACATCAGCCTCATTGAGGTCGGCATGATCTACTACGTCTAG